Below is a genomic region from Trichoderma asperellum chromosome 2, complete sequence.
AGGCGGCAGTGCTTCGTACTATATGCCCTCTTTTAATCTACATTACACCATGTCTCCCGACAAAGGGCAAGGAACAATCCCCCTCGATGACATGCGAGCCCGGCAACCCAACGGCCACGCAGTACTGCGCAAGGAGAGGAAATCGACTAAATCTGCTGATAAAGCTGAGACCGAGGCAAAGGCCCACGgtcaaaagaaagagacggATGTGAATGCCGACCAGGCTATGCAGGACGGAGAGCAGCACGAAGAGGCACCTGTCGAAGTGGATATCGCCGATTTTGCAAAAGATGAAGTCACCGATGCGTCCATTTCTCCAGAGCTTGTTCCTACGAGGAGATATACTTTGCACGTGCCAGGTCCATATCCCGACGGAGCTCAttctgacgacgacgacgactttgAATTGGCTGAAATGACTAGTTCAGTgtatgctgcagcagctgaggGATTCCCTGGCATGGAGAGCATGGAGAGCATGGAGAACGAGGATTTTATGCCTCCGCGACGCCTtgctgatggcgatggagcgcGAGACGAGATCAGAGAACAGGCGCAGCTCAGGCAACTCCAAGATGCCATCACTAGGCTCACTCTCGAAAAGGAGAGCGCTGAGAGAGAGGCCACCAAGGCCAGACAGCAGATTGCAGACTTGAAACATCTGCTCAACTCTGACATGGAGGAAATTGCCAAGGACACGGAGTCCCTTggcaaagaaatgaaaatgctCAAAGAAGAGAACAATCTTTTGAGAGAAGAGCTCAACGATGCGCAGTCGCACATCTTCAGTCTGCAGCCGTATCGTAAGGACCTCACCCCAGAGGAAGTCGGACGGGTAAGTCTTCGGTGTCTTGGGTAGGGACCTTATTTCTTGGCTTGCTAacgtatatatattcataatCCAGCAATATGATGACCTGGTTGAGTCGGTTCAAGACTGGGTTCAGAAATTCATGGGCTTTTGGTTGGACGACTATGAGGCTGGCGTTGAGGCTCTCGCCGCCCACGCACGGAAGAATTCTGGAGAAGTTGCTAGATTTAAGAAGGTTGTGCACAAGTACCCAGATTTAATCCACGGCTGCATGTTCCCGGAGACCGATGAAGACATAATCGTCGCTATCATTATGCGATTTCTCAACGACCACATCTTCCAAAAGGTTCTCTACGGCTCTGCGGCGACTTATACCGAGATGGTGAGCTTTATCGAGACACAGATGCAGACCGCTGTTGAGCCTAAGAGAGGTAATGTGCCTTCTGATCTCCAAAGACCAATGGCGAGACTAATCTAACAACAATGATTCAAACTAGACTTGTTTGCCGTTCGTACATGGACTGCCGAGAGTTATAATGCTCTGATGAGCGCTCCACAGTTCCGGAGTGTTCGCGCTCGACGCAGCAGAGACCTGACTATAACCCTGGCAGATGTGCTTCGCATCTTTTGCAAAAAGGACAAGTACCAATGGTTTTGCCAAAACACGGAGGAGCGTTGCATCAGGCCGGCCATGGCGCTCTACGAAAAGCTTCAGATATCCACACACCACTTCTATCTCGATATCCAGCCCTACATTGCGTGGAGCGGCAGCCAAATTGCGCCATCGCAAGAATTTTACGAGTGCGTCGAGAATCTTGATTGCAAAAACATCTTACATAACAGAAAGGCCTTCAACATGAACAAGCTGGACCCTCGACCTACTAAGACCGATCTTTACGACAATTTACTCAACGTGTGTACCGTGGTTCCTGCCCTGTATATCCGTCAAATCGGCCAGCGCGATGCTATCAAGGCACCGTCGGTTGTTCGCAAGCAGCAGGTGTTAGTAGCCTGGGGCCCTGGTgaaaagagggagaaatTCACCGAGGGGGCCGACGAGTCGCTGGTCCATATACTCTGCCTCTCAAAGGCACGGAAGAAAGGCGAGAGCTGGCTAAGCTGATGGGATGTGCCAACGTGGCGCGGATATGTGAGGTTTGgaacaaaacaaaatgaaTCATTAACGTGGATGCTGTGAAACCACATGTCGTACATGTTTGGGCATGTATGCGGGGAGGGGGCAATACTTATGGGCGTTTGCatggtctctctctctctctctctttctctctctgtgtgtcttttttaccctttcctctctctttttggtTTTACTGCATCTTTTCATACCTATTAGCAAATCATGTGtttagcatttattaatAGGACAGCTGTAGAGCCACGTATTTGATCTGATTTGGATAGATTGACCAGTTGCTATCACCGCTTATAATTCCCGTTCATTGGAGCTCTCACGCACCCATCTTGACCAATGTGTCCACGGCTGGGCGGTCCTTGGCCTGCCACGTTGAATACGGCTCGCATCCACAGTACAAATCATATGATTCGCGACGGCCCTGCGAAGCCTTTGCCGATGGGCTGGGGAGGGTGTGTCTAGTTCGATGATGAAGCTCTAGAGCCGGCTCTTAGGCACACTCCATTGCACCGACCCCCTGCACGTAGCAAGGCACACTGAAGCTTATCCAAGGCGTTGGCCACTGGTGGCGGCACTCACTAGGCTGCTTTGGCGCTGCTCGGCACGTTGAGTTCTGTTCTGCTGGTTGGGCGCGCACGGCAAAACGCACTGCTGGCACCGCTGGCGGCCCTGCTGAAGCGCTATGGCAGGCAGCTAGACCAACGCGCTGGGGCTTGCCCGTCTCCGCTGTGCATCGCGAGGCGCCTCCCAGCCTCAGCTGGTTTGCCCACTGAGGCACCTGGAAGTGGCTGCGAGCAAGGACCTGCAGCCTGTCTCTCATCCCTCCCGTCCTTTCCCCCTTTGCTGCAAGTCAGAATGATGcatgtgcttcttcttttcttcttttcttcttttcttcttttcttcttttcttcttttcttcttttcttcttccctatcttctatttttgcGCCCAGTCAACCCTCCCTTCCGCCATAGCTGCCAACATATCTTTGCATCTTCCATCCAACACCTCTCGATCGATTCTGCGTGCTATCGCCGGTATAAGCGCCCAGCAGCCACACTCCTCCAGTCCCCTGCACATGTCTGCCATATAAGCCGGCCCAAGGGGGTTAACCGGGATTACACACACACTCGCACACTCACACCTTTCGATATGAGCATGTTTCGCTCCCTCAGGAAAAAGACGGGAGCTGTTTTTCGCAAACGAAAGGACA
It encodes:
- a CDS encoding uncharacterized protein (EggNog:ENOG41) codes for the protein MKNIHLFAASLDVFRFSLTLLCSLAVGLLGGSASYYMPSFNLHYTMSPDKGQGTIPLDDMRARQPNGHAVLRKERKSTKSADKAETEAKAHGQKKETDVNADQAMQDGEQHEEAPVEVDIADFAKDEVTDASISPELVPTRRYTLHVPGPYPDGAHSDDDDDFELAEMTSSVYAAAAEGFPGMESMESMENEDFMPPRRLADGDGARDEIREQAQLRQLQDAITRLTLEKESAEREATKARQQIADLKHLLNSDMEEIAKDTESLGKEMKMLKEENNLLREELNDAQSHIFSLQPYRKDLTPEEVGRQYDDLVESVQDWVQKFMGFWLDDYEAGVEALAAHARKNSGEVARFKKVVHKYPDLIHGCMFPETDEDIIVAIIMRFLNDHIFQKVLYGSAATYTEMVSFIETQMQTAVEPKRDLFAVRTWTAESYNALMSAPQFRSVRARRSRDLTITLADVLRIFCKKDKYQWFCQNTEERCIRPAMALYEKLQISTHHFYLDIQPYIAWSGSQIAPSQEFYECVENLDCKNILHNRKAFNMNKLDPRPTKTDLYDNLLNVCTVVPALYIRQIGQRDAIKAPSVVRKQQVLVAWGPGEKREKFTEGADESLVHILCLSKARKKGESWLS